The following proteins come from a genomic window of Neofelis nebulosa isolate mNeoNeb1 chromosome 5, mNeoNeb1.pri, whole genome shotgun sequence:
- the ECE2 gene encoding endothelin-converting enzyme 2 isoform X3 — MASPGAPAPPPEIPEQNCWYREVQYWDQRYRNAADSAPYEWFGDFSSFRALLEPELRPEDRILVLGCGNSALSYELSLGGFPDVTSVDYSSVVVAAMRARYAHVPNLRWETMDVRALDFPSGSFDVVLEKGTLDALLAGERDPWTVSSEGVHTVDQVLSEVSRVLVPGGRFISLTSAAPHFRLRHYAQAQYGWSLKHATYGSGFHFHLYLMQKGKELTVAQLALGTEILSPARPPTSPCFLQDSDHEDFLSAIHL, encoded by the exons ATGGCCTCTCCAGGGGCCCCAGCACCCCCGCCCGAGATACCAGAGCAGAACTGCTGGTACCGTGAGGTCCAGTACTGGGACCAGCGCTACCGGAATGCGGCTGACTCTGCCCCTTACGAGTGGTTCGGGGACTTCTCCTCCTTCCGTGCACTCCTAGAGCCGGAGCTGCGGCCCGAAGACCGTATCCTCGTGCTAG GCTGTGGGAACAGTGCCCTGAGCTATGAGCTGTCTCTTGGAGGCTTCCCTGATGTGACCAGTGTGGACTACTCATCAGTGGTGGTGGCTGCTATGCGGGCTCGCTATGCCCATGTGCCCAACCTGCGCTGGGAGACCATGGATGTGCGGGCCTTGGACTTCCCCAGTGGCTCCTTCGATGTGGTGCTTGAGAAGGGCACACTGGATGCCCTGTTAGCTGGAGAACGAGATCCCTGGACTGTGTCTTCTGAAGGTGTCCACACTGTGGACCAGGTGCTGAGTGAG GTGAGCCGGGTGTTGGTCCCTGGAGGCCGATTCATCTCATTGACCTCAGCTGCGCCCCACTTTCGGCTCAGACACTATGCCCAAGCCCAATATGGCTGGTCCCTGAAGCATGCAACCTATGGCAGTGGCTTCCACTTCCATCTTTACCTCATGCAGAAGGGTAAAGAACTCACTGTAGCCCAACTTGCCCTTGGGACTGAGATCCTCTCACCCGCTAGACCTCCCACCTCACCCTGCTTCCTCCAGGACTCGGATCACGAGGACTTCCTCAGTGCCATTCACCTATGA
- the CAMK2N2 gene encoding calcium/calmodulin-dependent protein kinase II inhibitor 2 codes for MSEILPYSEDKMGRFAADPEGSDLSFSCRLQDTNSFFAGNQAKRPPKLGQIGRAKRVVIEDDRIDDVLKGMGEKPPSGV; via the exons aTGTCCGAGATCCTGCCCTACAGTGAGGACAAGATGGGCCGCTTCGCCGCCGACCCCGAGGGCTCCGACCTCTCGTTCAGCTGCCGCCTGCAGGACACCAACTCCTTCTTCGCGGGCAATCAAGCCAAGCGACCCCCCAAGCTGGGCCAAATCGGCCGAGCCAAGAGAG TGGTGATCGAGGATGACCGGATAGACGACGTGCTgaaggggatgggggagaagCCGCCGTCCGGAGTGTAG
- the ECE2 gene encoding endothelin-converting enzyme 2 isoform X2, translating into MNVALQELGGGGNVGFQKRTRDLLGSHTQLELVLAAVSLLLGALLLGCFVALGVQYHRDPSHSTCLTEACIRVAGKILESLDRSVSPCEDFYQFSCGGWIQRNPLPDGRSRWNTFNSLWDQNQAILKHLLENTTFNSSSEAERKTQRFYLSCLQVERIEELGAQPLRDLIDKIGGWNITGSWDQDNFMEVLKAVAGTYRATPFFTVYVSADSKSSNSNVIQVDQSGLFLPSRDYYLNRTANEKVLTAYLDYMEELGMLLGGRPASTREQMRQVLELEIQLANITVPQDQRRDEEKIYHKMSIAELQALAPSMDWLEFLSFLLSPLELGDSEPVVVYGKDYLQQVSELINHTEPSVLNNYLIWNLVQKTTSSLDHRFESAQEKLLETLYGTKKSCTPRWQTCISNTDDALGFALGSLFVKATFDRQSKEIAEGMISEIRSAFEEALGQLVWMDEKTRRAAKEKADAIYDMIGFPDFILEPKELDDVYDGYEVSEDSFFQNMLNLYNFSAKVMADQLRKPPSRDQWSMTPQTVNAYYLPTKNEIVFPAGILQAPFYTRNHPKALNFGGIGVVMGHELTHAFDDQGREYDKEGNLRPWWQNESLAAFRNHTACMEEQYSQYQVNGERLNGRQTLGENIADNGGLKAAYNAYKAWLRKHGEEQQLPAVGLTNHQLFFVGFAQVWCSVRTPESSHEGLVTDPHSPARFRVLGTLSNSRDFLWHFGCPVGSPMNPGQLCEVW; encoded by the exons ATGAACGTTGCGCTGCAGGAGCTGGGCGGTGGCGGCAAC GTGGGATTCCAGAAGAGGACAAGAGACCTCTTGGGCTCTCACACGCAACTGGAGCTGGTCTTAGCAGCTGTCTCTCTACTGCTGGGTGCACTGCTTCTGGGCTGCTTCGTGGCCCTGGGGGTCCAGTACCACAGAG ACCCATCCCACAGCACCTGCCTCACAGAGGCTTGCATTCGAGTGGCTGGAAAAATCCTGGAGTCTCTGGACCGTAGTGTGAGTCCCTGTGAGGACTTTTACCAGTTTTCCTGTGGAGGCTGGATTCAGAGAAATCCCCTGCCCGATGGGCGTTCTCGCTGGAACACCTTCAACAGCCTCTGGGACCAGAACCAGGCCATACTGAAACACCTGCTTG AAAACACCACCTTCAACTCAAGCAGCGAAGCGGAGCGGAAGACACAGCGCTTCTACCTATCCTGTCTGCAGGTGGAGCGCATTGAGGAGCTGGGAGCCCAGCCGCTGCGAGACCTCATTGACAAG ATTGGTGGTTGGAATATCACGGGGTCCTGGGACCAGGATAACTTCATGGAAGTGCTGAAGGCAGTAGCAGGGACCTACAGAGCCACCCCCTTCTTCACTGTCTATGTCAGTGCCGACTCCAAGAGTTCTAACAGCAATGTTATCCAG GTGGACCAATCTGGGCTCTTTCTCCCCTCTCGAGATTACTACCTAAACAGGACCGCCAATGAGAAA GTGCTTACTGCCTACCTGGACTACATGGAGGAGCTGGGGATGCTGCTGGGTGGACGGCCAGCCTCTACACGGGAGCAGATGCGACAGGTGCTGGAGCTGGAGATTCAACTGGCCAACATCACAGTACCCCAGGACCAGCGGCGGGATGAGGAGAAGATCTATCATAAGATGAGCATTGCGGAGCTGCAG gCCCTGGCACCCTCCATGGACTGGCTGGAGTTTCTATCTTTCTTGCTGTCACCGCTGGAGCTGGGTGACTCTGAGCCCGTGGTGGTGTATGGGAAGGATTATTTGCAGCAGGTGTCAGAGCTCATCAACCACACAGAGCCAAG TGTCCTGAACAATTACCTGATTTGGAACCTGGTGCAGAAGACAACCTCGAGCCTGGACCACCGCTTTGAGTCTGCACAAGAGAAGCTGCTGGAGACCCTCTATGGCACCAAGAAG TCCTGCACGCCAAGGTGGCAGACCTGTATCTCCAACACGGATGATGCACTTGGCTTCGCTTTGGGCTCCCTCTTTGTGAAGGCCACGTTTGACCGGCAAAGCAAGGAAATT GCTGAGGGGATGATCAGCGAGATCCGGAGTGCCTTCGAGGAGGCCCTGGGGCAGCTGGTTTGGATGGATGAGAAAACCCGCCGGGCAGCCAAGGAGAAA GCAGATGCCATCTATGATATGATTGGTTTCCCGGACTTCATCCTGGAGCCCAAAGAGCTGGATGATGTTTACGACGGG TATGAAGTCTCTGAAGATTCCTTTTTCCAGAACATGTTGAATTTGTACAATTTCTCTGCTAAGGTGATGGCTGACCAGCTCCGCAAGCCTCCCAGCCGGGACCA GTGGAGCATGACGCCCCAGACGGTGAATGCCTACTACCTTCCAACCAAGAATGAGATCGTCTTCCCCGCTGGCATCCTGCAGGCCCCCTTCTACACCCGGAACCACCCCAA GGCCCTGAACTTTGGTGGCATCGGCGTGGTGATGGGCCATGAGTTGACACATGCCTTTGATGACCAAG GGCGCGAATATGACAAGGAAGGGAACCTGCGGCCCTGGTGGCAGAATGAGTCACTGGCAGCCTTCCGGAATCACACGGCCTGCATGGAGGAGCAGTACAGCCAGTACCAGGTCAATGGGGAGAGGCTCAACGGCCGCCAGACGCTGGGGGAGAACATCGCTGACAACGGGGGACTTAAGGCTGCCTATAAC GCTTACAAAGCGTGGCTGAGAAAGCACGGGGAGGAGCAGCAGTTGCCAGCTGTGGGGCTCACCAATCACCAGCTCTTCTTTGTGGGATTTGCCCAG GTGTGGTGCTCAGTCCGCACACCCGAGAGCTCTCACGAGGGGCTGGTGACCGACCCCCACAGCCCTGCCCGCTTCCGCGTGCTGGGTACTCTCTCCAACTCCCGTGACTTCCTGTGGCACTTCGGCTGCCCTGTCGGCTCTCCCATGAACCCAGGGCAGCTGTGTGAGGTGTGGTAG
- the ECE2 gene encoding endothelin-converting enzyme 2 isoform X4: MASPGAPAPPPEIPEQNCWYREVQYWDQRYRNAADSAPYEWFGDFSSFRALLEPELRPEDRILVLGCGNSALSYELSLGGFPDVTSVDYSSVVVAAMRARYAHVPNLRWETMDVRALDFPSGSFDVVLEKGTLDALLAGERDPWTVSSEGVHTVDQVLSEMVEYKRTTLREEDAPETPVEGGASPDAVEVGFQKRTRDLLGSHTQLELVLAAVSLLLGALLLGCFVALGVQYHRDPSHSTCLTEACIRVAGKILESLDRSVSPCEDFYQFSCGGWIQRNPLPDGRSRWNTFNSLWDQNQAILKHLLENTTFNSSSEAERKTQRFYLSCLQVERIEELGAQPLRDLIDKIGGWNITGSWDQDNFMEVLKAVAGTYRATPFFTVYVSADSKSSNSNVIQVDQSGLFLPSRDYYLNRTANEKVLTAYLDYMEELGMLLGGRPASTREQMRQVLELEIQLANITVPQDQRRDEEKIYHKMSIAELQALAPSMDWLEFLSFLLSPLELGDSEPVVVYGKDYLQQVSELINHTEPSVLNNYLIWNLVQKTTSSLDHRFESAQEKLLETLYGTKKSCTPRWQTCISNTDDALGFALGSLFVKATFDRQSKEIAEGMISEIRSAFEEALGQLVWMDEKTRRAAKEKADAIYDMIGFPDFILEPKELDDVYDGYEVSEDSFFQNMLNLYNFSAKVMADQLRKPPSRDQWSMTPQTVNAYYLPTKNEIVFPAGILQAPFYTRNHPKALNFGGIGVVMGHELTHAFDDQGREYDKEGNLRPWWQNESLAAFRNHTACMEEQYSQYQVNGERLNGRQTLGENIADNGGLKAAYNAYKAWLRKHGEEQQLPAVGLTNHQLFFVGFAQVWCSVRTPESSHEGLVTDPHSPARFRVLGTLSNSRDFLWHFGCPVGSPMNPGQLCEVW; the protein is encoded by the exons ATGGCCTCTCCAGGGGCCCCAGCACCCCCGCCCGAGATACCAGAGCAGAACTGCTGGTACCGTGAGGTCCAGTACTGGGACCAGCGCTACCGGAATGCGGCTGACTCTGCCCCTTACGAGTGGTTCGGGGACTTCTCCTCCTTCCGTGCACTCCTAGAGCCGGAGCTGCGGCCCGAAGACCGTATCCTCGTGCTAG GCTGTGGGAACAGTGCCCTGAGCTATGAGCTGTCTCTTGGAGGCTTCCCTGATGTGACCAGTGTGGACTACTCATCAGTGGTGGTGGCTGCTATGCGGGCTCGCTATGCCCATGTGCCCAACCTGCGCTGGGAGACCATGGATGTGCGGGCCTTGGACTTCCCCAGTGGCTCCTTCGATGTGGTGCTTGAGAAGGGCACACTGGATGCCCTGTTAGCTGGAGAACGAGATCCCTGGACTGTGTCTTCTGAAGGTGTCCACACTGTGGACCAGGTGCTGAGTGAG ATGGTGGAGTACAAACGGACCACGCTGCGGGAGGAAGACGCACCTGAGACCCCCGTAGAGGGCGGGGCCTCCCCGGACGCTGTGGAG GTGGGATTCCAGAAGAGGACAAGAGACCTCTTGGGCTCTCACACGCAACTGGAGCTGGTCTTAGCAGCTGTCTCTCTACTGCTGGGTGCACTGCTTCTGGGCTGCTTCGTGGCCCTGGGGGTCCAGTACCACAGAG ACCCATCCCACAGCACCTGCCTCACAGAGGCTTGCATTCGAGTGGCTGGAAAAATCCTGGAGTCTCTGGACCGTAGTGTGAGTCCCTGTGAGGACTTTTACCAGTTTTCCTGTGGAGGCTGGATTCAGAGAAATCCCCTGCCCGATGGGCGTTCTCGCTGGAACACCTTCAACAGCCTCTGGGACCAGAACCAGGCCATACTGAAACACCTGCTTG AAAACACCACCTTCAACTCAAGCAGCGAAGCGGAGCGGAAGACACAGCGCTTCTACCTATCCTGTCTGCAGGTGGAGCGCATTGAGGAGCTGGGAGCCCAGCCGCTGCGAGACCTCATTGACAAG ATTGGTGGTTGGAATATCACGGGGTCCTGGGACCAGGATAACTTCATGGAAGTGCTGAAGGCAGTAGCAGGGACCTACAGAGCCACCCCCTTCTTCACTGTCTATGTCAGTGCCGACTCCAAGAGTTCTAACAGCAATGTTATCCAG GTGGACCAATCTGGGCTCTTTCTCCCCTCTCGAGATTACTACCTAAACAGGACCGCCAATGAGAAA GTGCTTACTGCCTACCTGGACTACATGGAGGAGCTGGGGATGCTGCTGGGTGGACGGCCAGCCTCTACACGGGAGCAGATGCGACAGGTGCTGGAGCTGGAGATTCAACTGGCCAACATCACAGTACCCCAGGACCAGCGGCGGGATGAGGAGAAGATCTATCATAAGATGAGCATTGCGGAGCTGCAG gCCCTGGCACCCTCCATGGACTGGCTGGAGTTTCTATCTTTCTTGCTGTCACCGCTGGAGCTGGGTGACTCTGAGCCCGTGGTGGTGTATGGGAAGGATTATTTGCAGCAGGTGTCAGAGCTCATCAACCACACAGAGCCAAG TGTCCTGAACAATTACCTGATTTGGAACCTGGTGCAGAAGACAACCTCGAGCCTGGACCACCGCTTTGAGTCTGCACAAGAGAAGCTGCTGGAGACCCTCTATGGCACCAAGAAG TCCTGCACGCCAAGGTGGCAGACCTGTATCTCCAACACGGATGATGCACTTGGCTTCGCTTTGGGCTCCCTCTTTGTGAAGGCCACGTTTGACCGGCAAAGCAAGGAAATT GCTGAGGGGATGATCAGCGAGATCCGGAGTGCCTTCGAGGAGGCCCTGGGGCAGCTGGTTTGGATGGATGAGAAAACCCGCCGGGCAGCCAAGGAGAAA GCAGATGCCATCTATGATATGATTGGTTTCCCGGACTTCATCCTGGAGCCCAAAGAGCTGGATGATGTTTACGACGGG TATGAAGTCTCTGAAGATTCCTTTTTCCAGAACATGTTGAATTTGTACAATTTCTCTGCTAAGGTGATGGCTGACCAGCTCCGCAAGCCTCCCAGCCGGGACCA GTGGAGCATGACGCCCCAGACGGTGAATGCCTACTACCTTCCAACCAAGAATGAGATCGTCTTCCCCGCTGGCATCCTGCAGGCCCCCTTCTACACCCGGAACCACCCCAA GGCCCTGAACTTTGGTGGCATCGGCGTGGTGATGGGCCATGAGTTGACACATGCCTTTGATGACCAAG GGCGCGAATATGACAAGGAAGGGAACCTGCGGCCCTGGTGGCAGAATGAGTCACTGGCAGCCTTCCGGAATCACACGGCCTGCATGGAGGAGCAGTACAGCCAGTACCAGGTCAATGGGGAGAGGCTCAACGGCCGCCAGACGCTGGGGGAGAACATCGCTGACAACGGGGGACTTAAGGCTGCCTATAAC GCTTACAAAGCGTGGCTGAGAAAGCACGGGGAGGAGCAGCAGTTGCCAGCTGTGGGGCTCACCAATCACCAGCTCTTCTTTGTGGGATTTGCCCAG GTGTGGTGCTCAGTCCGCACACCCGAGAGCTCTCACGAGGGGCTGGTGACCGACCCCCACAGCCCTGCCCGCTTCCGCGTGCTGGGTACTCTCTCCAACTCCCGTGACTTCCTGTGGCACTTCGGCTGCCCTGTCGGCTCTCCCATGAACCCAGGGCAGCTGTGTGAGGTGTGGTAG
- the ECE2 gene encoding endothelin-converting enzyme 2 isoform X1 encodes MNVALQELGGGGNMVEYKRTTLREEDAPETPVEGGASPDAVEVGFQKRTRDLLGSHTQLELVLAAVSLLLGALLLGCFVALGVQYHRDPSHSTCLTEACIRVAGKILESLDRSVSPCEDFYQFSCGGWIQRNPLPDGRSRWNTFNSLWDQNQAILKHLLENTTFNSSSEAERKTQRFYLSCLQVERIEELGAQPLRDLIDKIGGWNITGSWDQDNFMEVLKAVAGTYRATPFFTVYVSADSKSSNSNVIQVDQSGLFLPSRDYYLNRTANEKVLTAYLDYMEELGMLLGGRPASTREQMRQVLELEIQLANITVPQDQRRDEEKIYHKMSIAELQALAPSMDWLEFLSFLLSPLELGDSEPVVVYGKDYLQQVSELINHTEPSVLNNYLIWNLVQKTTSSLDHRFESAQEKLLETLYGTKKSCTPRWQTCISNTDDALGFALGSLFVKATFDRQSKEIAEGMISEIRSAFEEALGQLVWMDEKTRRAAKEKADAIYDMIGFPDFILEPKELDDVYDGYEVSEDSFFQNMLNLYNFSAKVMADQLRKPPSRDQWSMTPQTVNAYYLPTKNEIVFPAGILQAPFYTRNHPKALNFGGIGVVMGHELTHAFDDQGREYDKEGNLRPWWQNESLAAFRNHTACMEEQYSQYQVNGERLNGRQTLGENIADNGGLKAAYNAYKAWLRKHGEEQQLPAVGLTNHQLFFVGFAQVWCSVRTPESSHEGLVTDPHSPARFRVLGTLSNSRDFLWHFGCPVGSPMNPGQLCEVW; translated from the exons ATGAACGTTGCGCTGCAGGAGCTGGGCGGTGGCGGCAAC ATGGTGGAGTACAAACGGACCACGCTGCGGGAGGAAGACGCACCTGAGACCCCCGTAGAGGGCGGGGCCTCCCCGGACGCTGTGGAG GTGGGATTCCAGAAGAGGACAAGAGACCTCTTGGGCTCTCACACGCAACTGGAGCTGGTCTTAGCAGCTGTCTCTCTACTGCTGGGTGCACTGCTTCTGGGCTGCTTCGTGGCCCTGGGGGTCCAGTACCACAGAG ACCCATCCCACAGCACCTGCCTCACAGAGGCTTGCATTCGAGTGGCTGGAAAAATCCTGGAGTCTCTGGACCGTAGTGTGAGTCCCTGTGAGGACTTTTACCAGTTTTCCTGTGGAGGCTGGATTCAGAGAAATCCCCTGCCCGATGGGCGTTCTCGCTGGAACACCTTCAACAGCCTCTGGGACCAGAACCAGGCCATACTGAAACACCTGCTTG AAAACACCACCTTCAACTCAAGCAGCGAAGCGGAGCGGAAGACACAGCGCTTCTACCTATCCTGTCTGCAGGTGGAGCGCATTGAGGAGCTGGGAGCCCAGCCGCTGCGAGACCTCATTGACAAG ATTGGTGGTTGGAATATCACGGGGTCCTGGGACCAGGATAACTTCATGGAAGTGCTGAAGGCAGTAGCAGGGACCTACAGAGCCACCCCCTTCTTCACTGTCTATGTCAGTGCCGACTCCAAGAGTTCTAACAGCAATGTTATCCAG GTGGACCAATCTGGGCTCTTTCTCCCCTCTCGAGATTACTACCTAAACAGGACCGCCAATGAGAAA GTGCTTACTGCCTACCTGGACTACATGGAGGAGCTGGGGATGCTGCTGGGTGGACGGCCAGCCTCTACACGGGAGCAGATGCGACAGGTGCTGGAGCTGGAGATTCAACTGGCCAACATCACAGTACCCCAGGACCAGCGGCGGGATGAGGAGAAGATCTATCATAAGATGAGCATTGCGGAGCTGCAG gCCCTGGCACCCTCCATGGACTGGCTGGAGTTTCTATCTTTCTTGCTGTCACCGCTGGAGCTGGGTGACTCTGAGCCCGTGGTGGTGTATGGGAAGGATTATTTGCAGCAGGTGTCAGAGCTCATCAACCACACAGAGCCAAG TGTCCTGAACAATTACCTGATTTGGAACCTGGTGCAGAAGACAACCTCGAGCCTGGACCACCGCTTTGAGTCTGCACAAGAGAAGCTGCTGGAGACCCTCTATGGCACCAAGAAG TCCTGCACGCCAAGGTGGCAGACCTGTATCTCCAACACGGATGATGCACTTGGCTTCGCTTTGGGCTCCCTCTTTGTGAAGGCCACGTTTGACCGGCAAAGCAAGGAAATT GCTGAGGGGATGATCAGCGAGATCCGGAGTGCCTTCGAGGAGGCCCTGGGGCAGCTGGTTTGGATGGATGAGAAAACCCGCCGGGCAGCCAAGGAGAAA GCAGATGCCATCTATGATATGATTGGTTTCCCGGACTTCATCCTGGAGCCCAAAGAGCTGGATGATGTTTACGACGGG TATGAAGTCTCTGAAGATTCCTTTTTCCAGAACATGTTGAATTTGTACAATTTCTCTGCTAAGGTGATGGCTGACCAGCTCCGCAAGCCTCCCAGCCGGGACCA GTGGAGCATGACGCCCCAGACGGTGAATGCCTACTACCTTCCAACCAAGAATGAGATCGTCTTCCCCGCTGGCATCCTGCAGGCCCCCTTCTACACCCGGAACCACCCCAA GGCCCTGAACTTTGGTGGCATCGGCGTGGTGATGGGCCATGAGTTGACACATGCCTTTGATGACCAAG GGCGCGAATATGACAAGGAAGGGAACCTGCGGCCCTGGTGGCAGAATGAGTCACTGGCAGCCTTCCGGAATCACACGGCCTGCATGGAGGAGCAGTACAGCCAGTACCAGGTCAATGGGGAGAGGCTCAACGGCCGCCAGACGCTGGGGGAGAACATCGCTGACAACGGGGGACTTAAGGCTGCCTATAAC GCTTACAAAGCGTGGCTGAGAAAGCACGGGGAGGAGCAGCAGTTGCCAGCTGTGGGGCTCACCAATCACCAGCTCTTCTTTGTGGGATTTGCCCAG GTGTGGTGCTCAGTCCGCACACCCGAGAGCTCTCACGAGGGGCTGGTGACCGACCCCCACAGCCCTGCCCGCTTCCGCGTGCTGGGTACTCTCTCCAACTCCCGTGACTTCCTGTGGCACTTCGGCTGCCCTGTCGGCTCTCCCATGAACCCAGGGCAGCTGTGTGAGGTGTGGTAG